A window of Daucus carota subsp. sativus chromosome 2, DH1 v3.0, whole genome shotgun sequence genomic DNA:
GCGACTTGTCCTGTTAGTATGAGGCTGTAAGCATTATTCATTGTTTTCGGAAATATCTATCAGTGCAATTATTATAAACAGTTCTGCCTTCGTGCAACTTGGTgaaatattatacaaattaaAGGAACAGGAAGTGCCAATTGAAAGGGTAAAGATAATTTTTGCTTACATTCTCAAGCTCCTTTGCACATGCATCAGCATTCTCGACATTAGTGTCACTGTCTATCTGTAAAGGAGTGTCTTCTTCTTTCATGTCTACTTTCTGAGTAAAATGTTTACATGAACTCTTAAAGTTATTAAGAACCTTCCCTGTGTAATTATCAGGCAAGTTCTCCTTATCAACCAATTTTTCCGACAACTCTCTGAAATTCCTGCATAGagaagttaaattaaaatagagCAGAAAGATCCAAAAATGTAAGTTGTCTAAATGAAAAAAACAAATGATAATGTACTGGATCCTGCTTCCTCCAGGTGATAGAAATAGACGTTTTGGTGGCTTTAACATAATCAGATTTGTGCCGGACTCCTGCATGTTAGGATAAATCTGAGTATCAGAGTCAGTGTTCTAAACATCGGCCGATTAACTAATTAATCGGTAATCGGATGGATTACGAAACGATTTGCAAAAATTGGGTCAACAATTGGTTGATATAAAAATCAGCCAAAAATTGGTCAAATCGGTACTTAATCGGTGATTGATTGGTCAAAAATCAGATTAATAGGTCAAAAATCGGCCAGAAtgttaaaatttgttaaaattttggggaaaattttaaattttaaaaataaatatatacacatatatatttattatattataaataacatTAAACTAATTCCGATTAATGATCCAGTTAATTGTTCCGGTTAATCACCGATTTTATGATTACTCGCTAATCGGTGCCTCCACCGATTAgttccgattcccgctttttacaacctTGATCAGAGTCATTTATTAATTAGAAactgaaaatttaatatttcactAGCCCCTGTTCAGTATTTATTTAACAGCATTCTTTTTTGCTGCTGTCTTGCCGAAGGACTTTTTGCCAGATTTTGTCTTCGTTCAGATTTTTCTCAGTTTTTACATTTGATTGGGAATCTGGAGGATGGGGACAGATGTAATGCAGGTACCTcaatatttttcctctttagAGTTGGGCTTAACGTTGCTTGTTCCCTTATTTCTGCATGATGCGCCATTCTGGGCTCTGCGTTTTCTTTCAAATCCGCACCTTGTCTTAAGTTGGTCACCAGTTTAGTATTCTTCTGCAGTGTTGATTTTGATGGAGGATGAATTGTTTGACTCTTCCTGTTTTAGTAAAATTTGTCAATACAAAGACCAACTACATATATTCACCTGTAACCacaatttacaaaattttcaaatcgCCTCATATTATTTAGGTTAAAAAGAGTTGATGACCTAATATTATCTTTGAGGTGAGACTTTTAGTTATCAGAAGAGTTGATCTTATTCTGGGTAGATTTCATGCCTGAAACAATTATATAGAGTACTGATTTCTATAACAGATCCTTAAATCCACAAAAAGAGTCTCCCCCAAAATTTATACTTAGGTCAGGTGGGAAAAAGTTCCCACAAAGCTATACAGACGACCAGGTGAGATGGCCATGTGGGACTTTCTCCAATTTTAGTTTTGAATGGCGAATAGATAAGTTGATGATAACTAACCGTCAAAAGAACATGAAAGAGAGAAAAGCATGTATAGATAATTTACCTCTGGGTACTGAAGTAGATAACTTACCTGAGGGTACTAAAGTATTTCATATTGTTTTTACTTCCATCCTTAACATGTAGCATTGATGTACCAGTTAAAGTTCTGTCAGTGTTATCAGAATAGCATTCTCCACTGTGGTTAATACCATGAAAACCAGTTTGAAAAGTTATTCATAATAcaagtattttttttctaatgcAATAATTTGGTTGAGCAGTCAGAGGAAAAGGATTGGACTGGATTGTGCAAAATACAGTGTACAAATCCTAACCTGTTATTAGTCAGCCCTTTAAAACTCCCTTCAGTTCTTGTATGAACCGAGTCATCTTCAATTTGCTCTCTTGGAACTGCTTTTAAAGGACAATCTGACTTTCCCCTACTTTCTGTACCTTTGCCATGAGGTTccctgttaaaaaaaattattggttGCTTTGTCAACCATAACTGCTTATTCTGCTTTTACATCAACAGTATGCCTCACCTTCCACTGGAAATTCTTCCAGTTTAATTATTGGATGGCTTTAATAAATAATCAACTAATTTAACTGTAATTAAAGAGATAGAGCCAGGAATAGATACATCACCTGAAAGTATTGAGGTCCTTTACGCTGTTTTCACTTCCCTTCAAAACAAGTCCACCTTTGGCTACATCCATATCAAGAAGCCTTGATGTACTAGTCAAAAATCTCTTTGTGTCATAAGAATTGGGCCTTCCCCTGTGTAAATGGCGTCCAAACCATTTAAGAGCACCTTTACACAGTACTCGTTATTTATCCAGTAAGGAGTAAACTGGCTGTAATGTAATGTAAAAGACACAGTGTAAAGCCTGACCTAATACTATTCTGACTTCTTACGTACATTGAGTCACCTTTAGTTTGCTCTGTACAAAGTGACATTGGTTTTGGAAGAGCAAAAAATTTGCTCTCACTTTGTACATTTTTATCGTCACGTTTCCTGGTAAAATTTATACTAGTTGTTCATATCACTTATAACCAGTTTTTTTACTTCCCATAGATAGCATTGCTTACCTTTCATCTGCAGTACATGGTTGCGAAGTAGTGATCCTTTTGCTACCATCAGCTCCGACCTTAACCTGGGATGATGAGTCCTGCTGCAGATGAGATTGCGTGTCATGTAAACCATCGAAACATTCTGAGCTGATGTTGTGTAAACTTGCTTTATCTGGCATTGCTTTATCACCCATGGTTGCACTGcgtagagaataaaaaaaaattatatgcatAGAAATTTTAAGTTTACAATTATAATCGTCAACTGTGCCTAACAGAAGAGCATTTTGCAATCACCCCACTATAAATCTATGATGGGCAACTTTTGTGCCTAAAcaatagtgtgtgtgtgtgtgtgcgcacGCGCCATTTTGACAATTGTTAATTTGTTTAACCTCAGGCTCTGCAGTATATCTCACCCTTTATTTGCACAACTTAGTTGCACTGTCTCGGTCCCTTTTCTATCAAAGGTTGCAATTTTTGTCCCACATAATGTTGAGTGCTGCAGTTGTGACTTTGCTTCATCTAATTCCCTGAAATACTTTGACCTGAAAATTTCTGTTGCACTTTTGGCTTCTAACATTTCCCTACCACCTCCCGTGGTTTCACTGCATCAACAGGCCCATATAGTTTCAAGGCATTAATCTATTATATGAACAAAATTGACAACCACCACAAAAGAAAAAATGGGACGTCAGGTTTTTATCTTTAAGTGTCCGAAACAATAGTCACAATTTCAGGACATATCAGCCTGGCTTATAATTTCCACAAAACAGTTACCGACACAGATCAAAGAGTCCATTCTCTGCTTAAAGAAATATTGTGTCTTGGGATCAAAGTAGTTTACATTCTTGGTCAACCAACTAAAACGGTCAATACTCTTGCATAATTGCTCCATTGTGCAAGGCATCTGGTTATCTAACCTGTTTGATCGTGTAACAAGCTCCAAAGTCATATCCATGGTGTCCACATCAGCCTCTTTTTCGAGGAGCACTTGCTTTGATGCACTTGTGGAAGTTTGTTCATACTGTGAATCATCTTGACCTGGTTCACCATTATATTTGTCTTCTACTCGGACAGAATTATTACCTGAAAACTGGGTATTTACACCGTCGTTGCTCTGTGAGCCTGCCAAATCTACTGCCAATTTACCTATCTGAGAATCCCCACAATCGATGCCAATATCAGTTTTGTCATGACACAGACTTTGCTCTCTGCCAGAGTTTGTCCTTTCCTTCCCAGCCAAACAACCAAATTCGTCTTGTGAACTACTACCAGTCTGGTAAGTTGAAGAATTCTCAGATACAAACTGAACAGGTGAATTCCGACACTTATCCTTAGCATATAGTTCTATACAACCAATTCTTTCTTTTGGGCGATTCTCTTGGAATGTTTCTTGTGTgctgttgaatttttttttctgtggTGAAGTTGTTGCCCCCACATTAGTAGCTTGAACCTTAGAGAATTCTGAGTTTGAAGGGGTATGCACCTCTACCAAACGTGTTTGCAACTTTTCTTTACTCTGGGAATCAGGTTCTGCACAACATTGGCTATTAAGCTTTGGGGTGGTCTCGCCCTCAGATGCTGCAATAGTTTCGTTAAGGCCTAGACTCCCACTTGGGCTTAAAGAAAGTTTGGCATCTCGGTTTGCATTAGTTTTCTTGGCTTTCTTCATCAAGCTTGGCCCAAAACTTGAATCATCAAACCTAGGTACAGAGGAGAAAACCCAAACCTGGCTGAGAATAGCATCATTGAAGACTCATTACAGATAGAATATTAACACTTTTCATGGAGCACATactcatcaaaatcaaactgGAAGGTCGATCGATTCGATTTTCCCTGAATCTTTTCATCCATGGATACTTCTTTAGACTTCTCAGTAGGTTTTGCAGACTTTTTCACTGGAGAAGAGACATCAAGGTCCGGAATATCTATGCTGAATGATGATATTTTCCCAAAATCATTGTCAAGATTAAAATCCACATCCCTGGAAAATTAAAGGTTTCTTTAGAAATACTGTTAGAGAGTGATAAAGCCACAGATTCCTCTCACTTCCCTAAACATATCACtataaaaattgtaaatgaaTTACCAGGAAAGAGCTAGAATTCATACACAGAAGagcataatattaaaaaatagcaAGGATAGCAAATTTGTCAATTAAGTTTTAGGCAGCAGACATGCTAGAAATAATCAAACCAACCAAGACACTTTACTCTTCTTCcctctaaataatatatttgactaCGAAAAATAACTCTACTGTAAATTTGGAACTTCTACTTAAGAGTTAGAAAGTGCTTACAAATTGTCAAATCCAAAAGCATTTTTATTGCCTTTAGTGACTTTTGAAAGAGCAAAATCCATTGGATCATCTTCTGTCACCGACATTGATTTCCACGAAGTAAGGAAATCCTTTCCAATACCCATATCTGCTGAAGTACAAAGCACTGACCAATAATTTTACTTCATTAGCTTCACTGTTGGAGATGTATGTATTTTTCATGCTAGTGCTTTGATAAGCAACTTCTGGATAGAGATACTTATTCATACATGGAGATGGTTCAGGTGTGTTCATGTGGACAAAGTATTTTAGTAGCTAAAAGAATTTTATGTTGAATGGAAATATCTGATTCCAcatttcaaatatcttaaaagggttaaatatcaatcaGGGGACTCATTACAGCCCGATgactcaagttggtcactgattgaaaaagtgactcaaatgagctactcatttaaaaaaatttatcagaaatatcactctatcgttagtcgaaattctgaaagtactatatattgagtttcgcacattttttatgaatggtattgcATCCAAATGAATGGTTTCGAGTTCTGCTATTTTAGCtaattttgttggatttttaaaattttatcaactatttatctttaattttttgattgttttatttgatttaaataaaaataaataattgttaaaattttaaaaatctaacaatattagtTAAAATAGTGGAACTCGGaacctttcatttggatgtaatatcattcataaaaaatgtgcgaaatttaatatataatactttcagaatttcgactaacgataaaATGATAGTTTTGATACAGATTTTTAAATGAGCAACTCATTTGAGTCACTTTTTCagtcagtgaccaatttgagtcaTCGGACTGCAATGAGTCACCtgattgatatttaaccctatcTTAAAATGGGACAATAACAAAACCCACTAAAGCTTTTTGATAATTACCTAAAAGTGATGTTTTCTCCATTGCCGGATGAGGAGGAATCTTTCTGCTTTTCTGCCATCTAAAAGAGCACAGTTCCTTATTCACTATTAAAGAAtccagatttttttttaagtgctaACTATATGTTGTAAAACTGCATGTCAATGATAGAGATTTACAAGTTAATAGCCGGATGGCCACATATACAGACACTACTGACCTAGAATCAAATAGCAGCTACTACTCAGCGTGTATACACAACTACACAAGTCTTTTCTTTTTCAGAAGATTAAGATAGAAATCGAGACATGAAAAGTAAGTTCACTTACATGCCAGGATAAATTATAGTGAAGCCTCAGCTGATAAATAGATTCAAAAATCATTTGCCAAGATTGCAAAGATAACTGGATCCACATACAACCAGTGCACAATAATTTCGATAGGAAATATTTCCAAATTAAGATAAACACGCACAGACACATATATCCTTCAGGCTTTAGCTGCAACAATTCCGCAAGGTAAGGTACCTAGTTATAAGCCTCTCAATACAAAATAGATTAATAATGCCACAACAAAGAGATCCGTTACAGTTTCAACTGTAATTCACTTTTCTCTTATTTCCGCAAAACTTATGACAACATATCAATGTTTTAATAAAGGAATTGCATTTTATGGCAATTTATAGAAAATACATGCCTATATTCAATGAAGCTTACATCAACGAAGTTTCGTAAATGTTCTCTAATTTTTGAACAATGTGTATTAATCTGAACTAGGAGTACTAAAATTGCAAATCAAGTGGATGCAAAAAGGTTCCAGATATTCCTAAAATTCTACCTCAATTTGGAAGATACAGAGGAACGAAAATTGAGTAAATAACAGAACAGATTCAATTCACGTAAAATTAGGGGAAAATCTGAGACTGGTCATAATATGACACACAATGATTACTACATCCCTGTGAGCGCTAATCAAAAACGTCAAGGATAGAGCTTAATTAAAGAACTAAAATGGAGAATCGAAGAGATTAGAggatataatatgatatatgattACAGATTTACTAGCGAGTCACAGTTAAATAAACAGGTATTAACGAAGATCATAACATAGGAAAGTGAAAAGGATGCGCTATAGAAATAGAGAGAGGACGCGCGAGAGACTCCAGAGAGATAAGAGAGATacagagggagagagggagagagagagagagagaggagagagtaCCTTCAAGTGATCTCGAGTTTTGCAACAAGAACTCGTGAAAGAGAATTTGGCGCTTAAATTGATTTAGATGTGGGTCATTTTAGGTATTTTGCGACTGTATCTGCTGCGGTATATATTTTCCAGCGATTTATAATAGTTCTGCTTCCCTGTGAAAATGatagtaataaaaaaatttatatacgaatctattatatatctaatagaccAACTATGAGTAATTTAAATCGAAATGACTAAAGTACCCTTGCTcattatacataatttaattcaaaaagactAGACTACCCTTACTCACTattaatatttacttttaataccaacctatttattagacattaatgtctcttcattaatatgcattaattactttataattaaaactctaatacatataagtatataacatttatagttatgatttaataaataaataaatatccagtATTATAAAAAACGAGAATAAAAATATCGACGATTAATCGAAATGATTAACATGgtcattatttgattaatttaatattatatatgtaaaaataatatatataatcatttttaaaattttaatttctcttcacaaattttgtaaatttctatATTTTGCATGATTTTCGACCCATTATTCAAATTTCTG
This region includes:
- the LOC108209991 gene encoding uncharacterized protein At4g18490 isoform X3, producing MEKTSLLDMGIGKDFLTSWKSMSVTEDDPMDFALSKVTKGNKNAFGFDNLDVDFNLDNDFGKISSFSIDIPDLDVSSPVKKSAKPTEKSKEVSMDEKIQGKSNRSTFQFDFDEFDDSSFGPSLMKKAKKTNANRDAKLSLSPSGSLGLNETIAASEGETTPKLNSQCCAEPDSQSKEKLQTRLVEVHTPSNSEFSKVQATNVGATTSPQKKKFNSTQETFQENRPKERIGCIELYAKDKCRNSPVQFVSENSSTYQTGSSSQDEFGCLAGKERTNSGREQSLCHDKTDIGIDCGDSQIGKLAVDLAGSQSNDGVNTQFSGNNSVRVEDKYNGEPGQDDSQYEQTSTSASKQVLLEKEADVDTMDMTLELVTRSNSETTGGGREMLEAKSATEIFRSKYFRELDEAKSQLQHSTLCGTKIATFDRKGTETVQLSCANKGATMGDKAMPDKASLHNISSECFDGLHDTQSHLQQDSSSQVKVGADGSKRITTSQPCTADERGRPNSYDTKRFLTSTSRLLDMDVAKGGLVLKGSENSVKDLNTFREPHGKGTESRGKSDCPLKAVPREQIEDDSVHTRTEGSFKGLTNNSGECYSDNTDRTLTGTSMLHVKDGSKNNMKYFSTLRKSQTIHPPSKSTLQKNTKLVTNLRQGADLKENAEPRMAHHAEIREQATLSPTLKRKNIEESGTNLIMLKPPKRLFLSPGGSRIQYIIICFFHLDNLHFWIFLLYFNLTSLCRNFRELSEKLVDKENLPDNYTGKVLNNFKSSCKHFTQKVDMKEEDTPLQIDSDTNVENADACAKELENLVDMLKKKHEEAKEILVRAVVNNNKLLMLNHSIYEEKFHMIEKFGALWLSK
- the LOC108209991 gene encoding uncharacterized protein At4g18490 isoform X1 yields the protein MEKTSLLVLCTSADMGIGKDFLTSWKSMSVTEDDPMDFALSKVTKGNKNAFGFDNLDVDFNLDNDFGKISSFSIDIPDLDVSSPVKKSAKPTEKSKEVSMDEKIQGKSNRSTFQFDFDEFDDSSFGPSLMKKAKKTNANRDAKLSLSPSGSLGLNETIAASEGETTPKLNSQCCAEPDSQSKEKLQTRLVEVHTPSNSEFSKVQATNVGATTSPQKKKFNSTQETFQENRPKERIGCIELYAKDKCRNSPVQFVSENSSTYQTGSSSQDEFGCLAGKERTNSGREQSLCHDKTDIGIDCGDSQIGKLAVDLAGSQSNDGVNTQFSGNNSVRVEDKYNGEPGQDDSQYEQTSTSASKQVLLEKEADVDTMDMTLELVTRSNSETTGGGREMLEAKSATEIFRSKYFRELDEAKSQLQHSTLCGTKIATFDRKGTETVQLSCANKGATMGDKAMPDKASLHNISSECFDGLHDTQSHLQQDSSSQVKVGADGSKRITTSQPCTADERGRPNSYDTKRFLTSTSRLLDMDVAKGGLVLKGSENSVKDLNTFREPHGKGTESRGKSDCPLKAVPREQIEDDSVHTRTEGSFKGLTNNSGECYSDNTDRTLTGTSMLHVKDGSKNNMKYFSTLRKSQTIHPPSKSTLQKNTKLVTNLRQGADLKENAEPRMAHHAEIREQATLSPTLKRKNIEESGTNLIMLKPPKRLFLSPGGSRIQYIIICFFHLDNLHFWIFLLYFNLTSLCRNFRELSEKLVDKENLPDNYTGKVLNNFKSSCKHFTQKVDMKEEDTPLQIDSDTNVENADACAKELENLVDMLKKKHEEAKEILVRAVVNNNKLLMLNHSIYEEKFHMIEKFGALWLSK
- the LOC108209991 gene encoding uncharacterized protein At4g18490 isoform X2, with amino-acid sequence MEKTSLLVLCTSADMGIGKDFLTSWKSMSVTEDDPMDFALSKVTKGNKNAFGFDNLDVDFNLDNDFGKISSFSIDIPDLDVSSPVKKSAKPTEKSKEVSMDEKIQGKSNRSTFQFDFDEFDDSSFGPSLMKKAKKTNANRDAKLSLSPSGSLGLNETIAASEGETTPKLNSQCCAEPDSQSKEKLQTRLVEVHTPSNSEFSKVQATNVGATTSPQKKKFNSTQETFQENRPKERIGCIELYAKDKCRNSPVQFVSENSSTYQTGSSSQDEFGCLAGKERTNSGREQSLCHDKTDIGIDCGDSQIGKLAVDLAGSQSNDGVNTQFSGNNSVRVEDKYNGEPGQDDSQYEQTSTSASKQVLLEKEADVDTMDMTLELVTRSNSETTGGGREMLEAKSATEIFRSKYFRELDEAKSQLQHSTLCGTKIATFDRKGTETVQLSCANKGATMGDKAMPDKASLHNISSECFDGLHDTQSHLQQDSSSQVKVGADGSKRITTSQPCTADERGRPNSYDTKRFLTSTSRLLDMDVAKGGLVLKGSENSVKDLNTFREPHGKGTESRGKSDCPLKAVPREQIEDDSVHTRTEGSFKGLTNNSGECYSDNTDRTLTGTSMLHVKDGSKNNMKYFSTLRKSQTIHPPSKSTLQKNTKLVTNLRQGADLKENAEPRMAHHAEIREQATLSPTLKRKNIEESGTNLIMLKPPKRLFLSPGGSRIQYIIICFFHLDNLHFWIFLLYFNLTSLCRNFRELSEKLVDKENLPDNYTGKVLNNFKSSCKHFTQKVDMKEEDTPLQIDSDTNVENADACAKELENLVDMLKKKHEEAKEILVRAVVNNNKLLMLNHSIYEEKMIEKFGALWLSK
- the LOC108209991 gene encoding uncharacterized protein At4g18490 isoform X5, with amino-acid sequence MEKTSLLVLCTSADMGIGKDFLTSWKSMSVTEDDPMDFALSKVTKGNKNAFGFDNLDVDFNLDNDFGKISSFSIDIPDLDVSSPVKKSAKPTEKSKEVSMDEKIQGKSNRSTFQFDFDEFDDSSFGPSLMKKAKKTNANRDAKLSLSPSGSLGLNETIAASEGETTPKLNSQCCAEPDSQSKEKLQTRLVEVHTPSNSEFSKVQATNVGATTSPQKKKFNSTQETFQENRPKERIGCIELYAKDKCRNSPVQFVSENSSTYQTGSSSQDEFGCLAGKERTNSGREQSLCHDKTDIGIDCGDSQIGKLAVDLAGSQSNDGVNTQFSGNNSVRVEDKYNGEPGQDDSQYEQTSTSASKQVLLEKEADVDTMDMTLELVTRSNSETTGGGREMLEAKSATEIFRSKYFRELDEAKSQLQHSTLCGTKIATFDRKGTETVQLSCANKGATMGDKAMPDKASLHNISSECFDGLHDTQSHLQQDSSSQVKVGADGSKRITTSQPCTADERGRPNSYDTKRFLTSTSRLLDMDVAKGGLVLKGSENSVKDLNTFREPHGKGTESRGKSDCPLKAVPREQIEDDSVHTRTEGSFKGLTNNSGECYSDNTDRTLTGTSMLHVKDGSKNNMKYFSTLRKSQTIHPPSKSTLQKNTKLVTNLRQGADLKENAEPRMAHHAEIREQATLSPTLKRKNIEESGTNLIMLKPPKRLFLSPGGSRIQNFRELSEKLVDKENLPDNYTGKVLNNFKSSCKHFTQKVDMKEEDTPLQIDSDTNVENADACAKELENLVDMLKKKHEEAKEILVRAVVNNNKLLMLNHSIYEEKFHMIEKFGALWLSK
- the LOC108209991 gene encoding uncharacterized protein At4g18490 isoform X6; translation: MEKTSLLVLCTSADMGIGKDFLTSWKSMSVTEDDPMDFALSKVTKGNKNAFGFDNLDVDFNLDNDFGKISSFSIDIPDLDVSSPVKKSAKPTEKSKEVSMDEKIQGKSNRSTFQFDFDEFDDSSFGPSLMKKAKKTNANRDAKLSLSPSGSLGLNETIAASEGETTPKLNSQCCAEPDSQSKEKLQTRLVEVHTPSNSEFSKVQATNVGATTSPQKKKFNSTQETFQENRPKERIGCIELYAKDKCRNSPVQFVSENSSTYQTGSSSQDEFGCLAGKERTNSGREQSLCHDKTDIGIDCGDSQIGKLAVDLAGSQSNDGVNTQFSGNNSVRVEDKYNGEPGQDDSQYEQTSTSASKQVLLEKEADVDTMDMTLELVTRSNSETTGGGREMLEAKSATEIFRSKYFRELDEAKSQLQHSTLCGTKIATFDRKGTETVQLSCANKGATMGDKAMPDKASLHNISSECFDGLHDTQSHLQQDSSSQVKVGADGSKRITTSQPCTADERGRPNSYDTKRFLTSTSRLLDMDVAKGGLVLKGSENSVKDLNTFREPHGKGTESRGKSDCPLKAVPREQIEDDSVHTRTEGSFKGLTNNRKSQTIHPPSKSTLQKNTKLVTNLRQGADLKENAEPRMAHHAEIREQATLSPTLKRKNIEESGTNLIMLKPPKRLFLSPGGSRIQYIIICFFHLDNLHFWIFLLYFNLTSLCRNFRELSEKLVDKENLPDNYTGKVLNNFKSSCKHFTQKVDMKEEDTPLQIDSDTNVENADACAKELENLVDMLKKKHEEAKEILVRAVVNNNKLLMLNHSIYEEKFHMIEKFGALWLSK
- the LOC108209991 gene encoding uncharacterized protein At4g18490 isoform X4, producing MEKTSLLVLCTSADMGIGKDFLTSWKSMSVTEDDPMDFALSKVTKGNKNAFGFDNLDVDFNLDNDFGKISSFSIDIPDLDVSSPVKKSAKPTEKSKEVSMDEKIQGKSNRSTFQFDFDEFDDSSFGPSLMKKAKKTNANRDAKLSLSPSGSLGLNETIAASEGETTPKLNSQCCAEPDSQSKEKLQTRLVEVHTPSNSEFSKVQATNVGATTSPQKKKFNSTQETFQENRPKERIGCIELYAKDKCRNSPVQFVSENSSTYQTGSSSQDEFGCLAGKERTNSGREQSLCHDKTDIGIDCGDSQIGKLAVDLAGSQSNDGVNTQFSGNNSVRVEDKYNGEPGQDDSQYEQTSTSASKQVLLEKEADVDTMDMTLELVTRSNSETTGGGREMLEAKSATEIFRSKYFRELDEAKSQLQHSTLCGTKIATFDRKGTETVQLSCANKGATMGDKAMPDKASLHNISSECFDGLHDTQSHLQQDSSSQVKVGADGSKRITTSQPCTADERGRPNSYDTKRFLTSTSRLLDMDVAKGGLVLKGSENSVKDLNTFREPHGKGTESRGKSDCPLKAVPREQIEDDSVHTRTEGSFKGLTNNRTLTGTSMLHVKDGSKNNMKYFSTLRKSQTIHPPSKSTLQKNTKLVTNLRQGADLKENAEPRMAHHAEIREQATLSPTLKRKNIEESGTNLIMLKPPKRLFLSPGGSRIQYIIICFFHLDNLHFWIFLLYFNLTSLCRNFRELSEKLVDKENLPDNYTGKVLNNFKSSCKHFTQKVDMKEEDTPLQIDSDTNVENADACAKELENLVDMLKKKHEEAKEILVRAVVNNNKLLMLNHSIYEEKFHMIEKFGALWLSK
- the LOC108209991 gene encoding uncharacterized protein LOC108209991 isoform X8 → MKKAKKTNANRDAKLSLSPSGSLGLNETIAASEGETTPKLNSQCCAEPDSQSKEKLQTRLVEVHTPSNSEFSKVQATNVGATTSPQKKKFNSTQETFQENRPKERIGCIELYAKDKCRNSPVQFVSENSSTYQTGSSSQDEFGCLAGKERTNSGREQSLCHDKTDIGIDCGDSQIGKLAVDLAGSQSNDGVNTQFSGNNSVRVEDKYNGEPGQDDSQYEQTSTSASKQVLLEKEADVDTMDMTLELVTRSNSETTGGGREMLEAKSATEIFRSKYFRELDEAKSQLQHSTLCGTKIATFDRKGTETVQLSCANKGATMGDKAMPDKASLHNISSECFDGLHDTQSHLQQDSSSQVKVGADGSKRITTSQPCTADERGRPNSYDTKRFLTSTSRLLDMDVAKGGLVLKGSENSVKDLNTFREPHGKGTESRGKSDCPLKAVPREQIEDDSVHTRTEGSFKGLTNNSGECYSDNTDRTLTGTSMLHVKDGSKNNMKYFSTLRKSQTIHPPSKSTLQKNTKLVTNLRQGADLKENAEPRMAHHAEIREQATLSPTLKRKNIEESGTNLIMLKPPKRLFLSPGGSRIQYIIICFFHLDNLHFWIFLLYFNLTSLCRNFRELSEKLVDKENLPDNYTGKVLNNFKSSCKHFTQKVDMKEEDTPLQIDSDTNVENADACAKELENLVDMLKKKHEEAKEILVRAVVNNNKLLMLNHSIYEEKFHMIEKFGALWLSK